The DNA window CCTGTTGATAAGAGTCTGAGGCTCATAACATCAGTAAACCCATTGCTCCGTGTTTGTTGTGTGCGTTAATCGGAACGTGCCTGTAGTGTTGCACAGTGTCCACTAGAGAGCAGCGTTTTACAGCCCTGAGACACTCAAAGTGGTTCATtatctgcattaaaaaaaaacttcatgtCCACCAGAGTATGTAAAATATGTCTGCAAGtacatactataatgataaaaAGCTGTTAGAAATAGTAATCAGTAATACACAAGAGCGGGGCCAAAAGTTCCCCATGAATCTAAATCAATCATCTTTGGACTAGTTTTTTGCTTTTATACAAATTGGTATTTATTACTTTTACACTAGTTTGGTCTCCCTTTCACATTGCAAACAGAGCCTGGATGTAACAAGTggatttgttttggaaaaaaaaaagaaatcaaaagaaAGTTAGCATTTGGaagaaaatcatttaaaagTAATAGCATTGTAAATAAGTCACAGTATTTCAagtatacatacatttaaaaggaAGTAAAAGGAAGTCATATCAATGCAAGTTGAAGAAATGTCATTAACGTTCAAGTATTCTATATATgcatttaatattaaaaaaaaagtaaaaaaaatgatttaacagCCTCTCATGGTGACACACGACCAAATGAAAGAGCcttgattaaaacaaaaggtATTTGAAATAGaatttttaaactgttttattAGGAAGTTATTTTACAAGAAATATGCGAGAAttggaaatatttaaacatttctatttaagaaaatgacaaacTAGCAttattaatgtgttattttcttttaactGAACAGACATAACTTTGGGACTGTATCACCTGAAAAAATATTTGGGTTGATTTGGGTTGGACCTTTGATAAAAAGTAGTTCTAAAGGTATCCGTAAAATTCAAGCGTATGAATCTTTTGTCCTTGAGAAAAAACTATatacagagaaataaaactaaataaagtttaaatttcTTACAATTGGATGAATCAGAATAATGCATCAAATTGTTTGAGTGTTGTTCAGCTCGCCCATGGATCTTTTCCTGTCTTttcctgaaacaaaaaaaggcttttgtcACAATCAGCAGAAGTGAGGCGAGAtcagcaccaaaaaaaaagttaattacaCAAATATTAACAGATGTAATATAACACCTGGTACTTCCTGTAGTGCGTCAGGGTGCTGCAGTGCTTCAGCTTGGCTTCGTCCTCGTCAGCGTAGATCAGCTGGCACAAATTACAGAAGTATCCGACCACCGGACGGACAAACTCTGTTCCTGTAAGAACGACAAAGAGAGGGGACAGTGAATGCACCGCTGATTTTGACCCAGCGACTCAATCTCGATTTATTAAGATTGAATCTACAAAATGCACTCTGGTGTGTGGTGTGGTGAGGtgtctgccctgccccccccccgcaaaaaaagctcttttttaGCTCCAGAGTGGACTCAAAAATCCCTCTCACAAACCCCAAAAGGACCAGAgtagtcgccccctggtggacagcAGGGACAATGCAGGTTTTAACTGCAGAACCGGAGGTTTCCtcaagctgtgtctcaaagtcgccAGGCTGCATCTTTCTAGCCTCCAGCCTCCATATCTGGGATATGCTAAGGCGCAAAGGAAAGATCACatgtgtcctccaaatcggCTCCTGGAGGGCTGCGTCCGGAGGAGCCGACGGAACGGAACAGGCGAGTCGCCGCCGACgaatgcgtccttaaggatgAAGCCcagcgactttgagacacagcttcaGCGCACACAAACAAGGTGGACTTCTTACCAACTGGTCCGGTGGGATCCTGCCGCTCAGCAGCGCCCCCTACAGATTGTTGCTGCTCTTGGAGTGCAGCCTCAGAGTCCTGCAGCCCGTCAACAGCAGCTCCCTGTGGATCTGGACTCTTCTTCAGtccaggctcctccccctgagcTTCAGAGGGCTCGTCCTTGGCTGGAGTCCGCTCAGTTGATACTTCATTCTTGTGGATCGATAACCTTTTTTTCTCATCGTTTGCCGActcgttcttttctttttttccgggAACAGAGTCGTTCTCGCGagaaccttttctttttaaagtcttTTCTGGACTAGTTCTAGAGAGGGACTCTGCCTGAAGTGTTCTAGCAGCGGACTCCTCGCTAGAGATCTTCTCGTCAGTCTGTTTTAAATCTCTTTCTGAAGTATTTTCATTGACAGATGTTTTCTGTGATGTCTCTGTAGACAAGTCTTTCTCCACAATATTTTTACAAGTCGACCCTTCCACTGGAGACTTTTCACGAGTCGCCTCTTGCCCTGGAGGCTTTTCACGAGTCGACTCTTGCCCTGGAGGCTTTTCACGAGTCGACTCTTGCCCTGGAGGCTTTTCACGAGTCGCCTCTTGCCCTGGAGGCTTTTCACGAGTCGACTCTTCCCCGGGAGGCTTTTCACGAGTCGACTCTTCCCCTGGAGGCTTTTCACGAGTCGACTCTTCCCCGGGAGACTTTTCACGAGTCGCCTCTTGCCCTGGAGGCTTTTCACGAGTCGCCTCTTGCCCTGGAGACTTTTCACGAGTCGACACTTCCACTGGAGACTTTTCACGAGTCAACCCTTCCACTGGAGACTTTTCACGAGTCGACCCTTCCACTGGAGACTTTTCACGAGTCGATCCTTCCACTGGAGACTTTTCACGAGTCGACCCTTCCACTGGAGACTTTTCACGAGTCGACCCTTCCACTGGAGACTTTTCACGAGTCGACCCTTCCACTGGAGACTTTTCACGAGTCGATCCTTCCACTGGAGACTTTTCACGAGTCGACACTTCCACTGGAGACTTTTCACGAGACGACTCTTCCCCGGGAGACTTTTCACGAGTCGACTCTTCCCCTGGAGGCTTTTCACGAGTCGCCTCTTCCCCTGGAGGCTTTTCACGAGTCGACACTTCCACTGGAGACTTTTCACGAGACGACTCTTCCACTGGAGACTTTTCACGAGACGACTCTTCCACTGGAGACTTTTCACGAGACGACTCTTCCACTGGAGACTTTTCACAAGACGACTCTTCCCCTGGAGGCGTTTTACAAGTCGACTCTTCCTCTTGAGTCTTTTTAGAAGTTGACACTTTCTCTGAAGTCTTTTTGGACGATTTTCTCTCTTGAGGATTTTTAGACGAGTCTTTGTTTTTAGACGCTGACTTTTTCTCTGGAGTCTTTTTCAAggactcctctctcccctcagaCTTCCTCTCCTTAGATCGGTCAATGTTTActctctcactcctcctcctcctgctgctgctgctgtccttcTCCACGTTCCACTTCCCCTGAGGAGACAACCTGTGAAGAAAGGGATTCAGGGGTTAACAGCCTGAACCAAGATCTGAACGCTGAAGAGGACGTGACGGTTTTGGGACTCTGACCCGTTGGTGAGACGCTTGTATCTGTTGGAGATGTGTGCGCTGACTCTGAAGCCGGAGACGCTGAACGATTTGGACCTCATCTCTTCAACGACTCGGAGAGCCTCAGAAGAAGTGGACATCTCAATGAAACCCTGGAACACACAATAATGTTGAAGAGATGTCATCGAACCCAAATCCCATCGCTGTTTCCCTCAATTCAAAATCCACTTTTACAATGAACGTGCTATCCAGTATCTAGTATTCAGTTCTGGTTGTTCATCAGTCACGGCCCTGATGGACGTGACCTTTGCATGGCCACACGGCGATGTTACAGGTAGAACAGGTTCTGACCGCTCTGCGTCCGCTCACTCGGTAGAACTTCACCGCCGTCCCAAAGTCTTTCACCAGCTCGACGAATTCCGCGTCGTCGAGGGAATAAAGGTTGTTGAAGTAAACCACCCGGGAGGAGAAAGTCTTgtgaaaagaaattaaaataataccATCAGGGCACGTGTGACAGGCGAAACAAAGCGCTTTATTTAAGGGATTATTTCTTCCTTACGTTGGATCCATCTGAGTCTTCTTCATCTGCAGGAGAtccaaataaaacaggaagagatgaATTATACATAATATAACCAAATTAAATCACATTACAGTATATACAGTCTGGGTTTACCTTGTTCATCAGACTGGTCTTCTCCCAGTTCATCCAGAGTAATGCAGTTCTCCAGATCTATGGGGAAATCGGAGTCTTTCTCCTCGCTCTccactgcttcctcctcctgctgctgctcctcctccttgatTTTGGTAggttccctctcttcttctgtctcctccttcTTAATCTGCATCACTTGCTGCTGATCATTGACCTCCATCTTTATCGCTATTACTTCCTCCCGATCATCAGCCGCTTCCTTCTTTATCTCCATCACTTTCTCCTGAACCGCCGtctccaccttcacctcctcctcattgACTAAAAACCAGAAACGTTTGTTTAAAAATCCATctcatgttttccttttaaggacaaagtttatttttttttaccctctttAGGTAAGTCTGTCCTCTCTGCAGGACAGTCGTCTTCGtctccatcttcatcatccaGACTCTCTCCGTCCTCTCCAATCACCTCCATCCCCTCGATGTCGCTCTCCTCGGCAGACGACCTGCAGCACGCCGCGACACCATTTGTGCGTTGAAAGCAGCAGTCGGGTTTAAACGTCAGTGAATCgtacagaaagagagaaactcacCCGTCTTCCTCCTCAGTGGCGTCTTTGTCTTCCGCTTCGGGTTTGGAGTCCTTGACAGGAACAGGATCTGGATCGATCCTGGACTCACAGTCtaagaaggacaaaaaaaatcttcatgTTAGAAGATTTTGAAGTGGAAAAACTCTGTTTCCTTGATCCTGTTCTTTTCACTTCACTAATACTTGATTTGATTAGTTAAGAGTTCCAACCTTCTAACTTATTTGCTGTGTAGATCTCAGAAAACAAAGCCAAGTTAAATACTATTTtcatttcacaattttcattattgattgaCCTATATTTTCTTGGTCAATGTCAGAAAAGAGTGAAAAATGTTCATCACAGGAACAACGTGTCTTTAACCGTATTGGTTCATGACTTGTTTAGCAAAACAGAAGGCAGCTAATAATCATTTATCTGCCATTTTCTACAATTCTTTTAATGATCGATTCTTAAAATATTGGATAACAGGCTTGACTTAAAGTCAAAACTTAATATTGTAAATAATGatacaaaatacatataaatacacattgCTTTTTTTACCAGTGGTTTTCTCTGGCACCACCAACTCTCCAGTGGACCGGCTCTGCCCAGAGGACTTGCTGCTGGATTCCTCTCTGGACCTGGATCTGGTCTCTCCAGTGGACTTTTCTCTGGAATTAGACTTGGTTCTGGTGTCCTCGTCTTTGCTGGATTTGTCCCTAGACCTGGACCGACCCTCCCTGCTGGACTTTTCCATTCCTTTATGTCCTGATCCAGACTTGGTTCTGGGGCTTTTCTCTTTCGTAGACTTTTCCCTTGATTTTGACCTGGTTCTGGTTGTCTCGCCACTGCTGGATTTACCTTTAGACCTGGACTCCTCATCTTTGCTGGACTTTTCTCTAGTTCTATCTCTTGATCTGGACCTCCTGTCTTTTCTGGACTTGTCGCTGGATCTGGACTTCTCCTGAATAGACTTGTCCCCAGATGTGTCTCTGGATCTGGACCTGGTTCTCGCTTCCCTGCTggatttctctccctccttcctttctttctccccctcctcactgctcctcctcctcctcttggtctcgttcttcttttcttcattctctcGACTGGAACTCTGTGTCCTTTTGGACAAGGACGTTTCCTCGTCGTACCTCTTGGCCGAGGGGACCCGCCTGCAAGAACAAGTAGTGTACTTACTGATCCGTGATCCATGGATTAGGATCAGCTGATCAATTGGCCCTCAGATGGGAGGTACTCACATGAGGCTCTTGTATTCTACAGAGAAAGACACTTTGATGGACTCATTGTTGACCATCAGAGCTTTTGAGGAATAGAAATCCACCATCTTCTGAGCATCGGGAGTATTTTTCATCTCTACAAAGGCCTGAATGATAAATACTAATCAGTGTGAGAATGGTATTATAGAATGCTACAGTACAGCACTACGTACTACAGTACTACACAGGTATTACTACTACTGGACGGTTCTGCAGTATTGTTCTAAATACCACAGTATGTTACTTTATTACAATATGACATCCAGGCACAACAGTGAGGTACTAGAGTATGTTACTAGATACAATATAGCACCGCGTTGCGGTACAACTACAACAAGAAGtcaattttttctttcaaaggaGGACTTCTGTctctaaataaaatgtttccgCTTTTACAAATTTTGTTAAAAGCAGGAAAGCAGTTGTCTCACCTTCGACGGCAGGAACAGGGTGTAGAGCGGTGAGCCGAAGTTCTTGATGATGGTCATTAGATCCGAAAGGCTCTCTTCTCCCACTGGAGCCGGAAAGAAACTCACTACCCGAGAACTCTGGGAGGATAAACAGAGGAACTCATCagattggaagaaaaaaaaaaaataaaaaaaataaaaacttttacTAAATTAGGAGAAGAGAGTTTTGTTCTCTTGTTCTCACTCACTGGGGAGCatttgtgcttttgtttgtttacagatTCTTTGTGAACTTCCCAATAGTTGTGCAGAACAGAATAAggactaataaaaaaaaagtaaagtccTCCTCATATGAGAGTTCAGACGCCCGCTACGCGGTGCTGACAACGCAACAGAAGCTGCTTCCTCCACATGTCGGCAGTCTGAGAATGACGCATCATGCCGGAGGAACATCTACCTGGAGGAAGTTGAAGGTGGTGGAGATCCTGAACTCCAAGTTCTCCCCGTTCACCACTGGTGGACAGCCCGCGTAGAACTTCACCAAGTCTTTGGCCTGGTCGACGGTGCCCAGCTCCACAAACGCCTGCAGATTTCacagcagagggggagagaagggggccGTGCTTCAAATAATCGGCTGAAACCCATTTTTAAACGTCGTCGTCACTgacggagagaagaagagcatcGATGTAACACACAGCGGACTCACTAGAGACGGAAACATGAGGACCGTGACGATCTTTCCGAAGGGTTCGGCCAGCTTCCGGAGGTACGCCTCGTCCACGGACTGAGCCGGgaacctcacacacaccactttgCCTTTCCCTGAGGCctgacaggaaggaaggaaggacacacacacacacacacactttaagagCTCAGAGGAGCAGTTGCACTATAAGTCAATGCTTTCCAAAGTTTCCAAGTCTTTACCTTCTTTTTATTCGGCGGCGGGACTGTTAAACGCAGAAAAACAATTATAAGTATGATAAGAACAAGAGGAACATAACGAGCAGTGAACCggtgcaaaagaaaaatatgtctTTACTGGAGGCGCTCTGATTGGCGGTTTGCAGCTGCTGGGGcgctttttcttcatcttttttcttctctggttGGTCATCGGGCCTTAAACAACAAGACAGATAGCATTTAATGATAAGTAAAAGTCATCATCAGAACAACATGAAGAGACTTTCTAGTTAAAGGGATGAAACAAATTTAAGTTATGGGGTTCAGAGACGTCACAGCTTCTTTTTGAAAATTTGGATTGACCTCTTCCCGCCAGAGGTCAAAGTGAGAAACCTATAGCAAAATTTGTGATTCCTATTGCATTTATTTTGGTTAATCCACGGTTCATTGACAAAAAGAAATCTTGTAAATAGATCCAGCTTTTTGTCTTGTATATTACTTATTTGTACCACTTAAATCTATATATTGTCTGTGTGTAGGTCTACACCAGTCGTCATGGACAGGAGCATCCGTTGACAGTCACCTGCTGATTGTCTCCATGCGACAGTCCCAGTTAGGAAACCTAAAGAAGAGACGCACCGTAGTTATTAAAATGCTGAATGACAATTCAAAAATTAAGTCCTAAAACTACAAATGGTCAATTCACAAACTGATAATTAACTTTTTCTGCAGCTAAGGCTCCTAAATCATTTTAGGTCCCCGAGAACAAACCTCTTGCTTTCAAAATGAAGATGTCCAGAAACCTTTAAGTGTTGGCGTATCCACAGGTAAACGGACGTTTGGGCTGGTGCCGTCAGAGTGTGCGCTTTGATCTCCTCTATGGAGGCACCACTAACGAGGAGACACTTTGTGCATGGCCGGACGTGACTGACGTCACCGCTACACAACCCAacattatgaaaaataaaattggtTCATCTTTGTAAGTTTAGGGAGAAAATATAGAAGCGTTGAAAGCCCATTTTTTATTGGTAAAGAAAGTTTGAATATGGACATTAATATCACTGAGCAGGGCGCATGTGTGGCTTTTAGTGACCGCGGCTAAAACC is part of the Pungitius pungitius chromosome 2, fPunPun2.1, whole genome shotgun sequence genome and encodes:
- the LOC119210537 gene encoding uncharacterized protein LOC119210537 isoform X1, which produces MSHNHRFRPPAGDSDRRPDRAPLASPDRRHPSPDRRHPSPDRRQGSSGRRNASSGHRRASPDRQHASPDRRYSSSDRRRAASDRDFHRPPLESLSVSHPPTSFSSRGAQLPQDGALSILNSCGLEPADLALLAELPEDVLTVESLPQVLQQIKGKRGTVKPHLSGSHPPSYSSSSSYTPSSSRRSSVNTTASDWDYPRSQPAPGEVTHGPLSPELDCWGNPSPGSSVRTQPQSLLSLVVDYNYRPGPSDNGKTARNASPVFSQDYNHRTQPSVYGKTGTDVSPVSSHDYIQRPQPSVYGKTERDVSPVSSHDYIQRPQPSVYGKTGTDVSPVSSHDYIQRPQPSVYGKTGRDAGPVSSQDYIQRPQPSVYGKTGRDAGPVSSQDYIQRPQPSVYGKTGRDAGPVSSQDYIQRPQPSVYGKTGRDAGPVSSQDYNRGPGLSDYGKTGRDAGLVSSLDYNHRPGLSDYGKTGRDAGLVSSLDYNHRPGLSDYGKTSRDAGLVSSLDYNHKPGLSDYGKTGRDADPVSSLDYNYELGLSDYSKGCRDADPVSSLDYNKTPGLSGYGKTGRDAVPALSQDQPPFSSAGGPKRTRRSRFSQLEAVDHMAVPPPEEHYPTTLGQQGKPEISSIRSSSCSRLAIAPGAATAGPMPSKKEALDFHGTSPPGFPYSCSLCDITVMSEKVWIKHINGPHHADGQLNLLQKFPNWDCRMETISRPDDQPEKKKDEEKAPQQLQTANQSASIPPPNKKKASGKGKVVCVRFPAQSVDEAYLRKLAEPFGKIVTVLMFPSLAFVELGTVDQAKDLVKFYAGCPPVVNGENLEFRISTTFNFLQSSRVVSFFPAPVGEESLSDLMTIIKNFGSPLYTLFLPSKAFVEMKNTPDAQKMVDFYSSKALMVNNESIKVSFSVEYKSLMRVPSAKRYDEETSLSKRTQSSSRENEEKKNETKRRRRSSEEGEKERKEGEKSSREARTRSRSRDTSGDKSIQEKSRSSDKSRKDRRSRSRDRTREKSSKDEESRSKGKSSSGETTRTRSKSREKSTKEKSPRTKSGSGHKGMEKSSREGRSRSRDKSSKDEDTRTKSNSREKSTGETRSRSREESSSKSSGQSRSTGELVVPEKTTDCESRIDPDPVPVKDSKPEAEDKDATEEEDGSSAEESDIEGMEVIGEDGESLDDEDGDEDDCPAERTDLPKEVNEEEVKVETAVQEKVMEIKKEAADDREEVIAIKMEVNDQQQVMQIKKEETEEEREPTKIKEEEQQQEEEAVESEEKDSDFPIDLENCITLDELGEDQSDEQDEEDSDGSNTFSSRVVYFNNLYSLDDAEFVELVKDFGTAVKFYRVSGRRAGFIEMSTSSEALRVVEEMRSKSFSVSGFRVSAHISNRYKRLTNGLSPQGKWNVEKDSSSSRRRRSERVNIDRSKERKSEGREESLKKTPEKKSASKNKDSSKNPQERKSSKKTSEKVSTSKKTQEEESTCKTPPGEESSCEKSPVEESSREKSPVEESSREKSPVEESSREKSPVEVSTREKPPGEEATREKPPGEESTREKSPGEESSREKSPVEVSTREKSPVEGSTREKSPVEGSTREKSPVEGSTREKSPVEGSTREKSPVEGSTREKSPVEGSTREKSPVEGLTREKSPVEVSTREKSPGQEATREKPPGQEATREKSPGEESTREKPPGEESTREKPPGEESTREKPPGQEATREKPPGQESTREKPPGQESTREKPPGQEATREKSPVEGSTCKNIVEKDLSTETSQKTSVNENTSERDLKQTDEKISSEESAARTLQAESLSRTSPEKTLKRKGSRENDSVPGKKEKNESANDEKKRLSIHKNEVSTERTPAKDEPSEAQGEEPGLKKSPDPQGAAVDGLQDSEAALQEQQQSVGGAAERQDPTGPVGTEFVRPVVGYFCNLCQLIYADEDEAKLKHCSTLTHYRKYQEKTGKDPWAS
- the LOC119210537 gene encoding uncharacterized protein LOC119210537 isoform X2 — translated: MSHNHRFRPPAGDSDRRPDRAPLASPDRRHPSPDRRHPSPDRRQGSSGRRNASSGHRRASPDRQHASPDRRYSSSDRRRAASDRDFHRPPLESLSVSHPPTSFSSRGAQLPQDGALSILNSCGLEPADLALLAELPEDVLTVESLPQVLQQIKGKRGTVKPHLSGSHPPSYSSSSSYTPSSSRRSSVNTTASDWDYPRSQPAPGEVTHGPLSPELDCWGNPSPGSSVRTQPQSLLSLVVDYNYRPGPSDNGKTARNASPVFSQDYNHRTQPSVYGKTGTDVSPVSSHDYIQRPQPSVYGKTERDVSPVSSHDYIQRPQPSVYGKTGTDVSPVSSHDYIQRPQPSVYGKTGRDAGPVSSQDYIQRPQPSVYGKTGRDAGPVSSQDYIQRPQPSVYGKTGRDAGPVSSQDYIQRPQPSVYGKTGRDAGPVSSQDYNRGPGLSDYGKTGRDAGLVSSLDYNHRPGLSDYGKTGRDAGLVSSLDYNHRPGLSDYGKTSRDAGLVSSLDYNHKPGLSDYGKTGRDADPVSSLDYNYELGLSDYSKGCRDADPVSSLDYNKTPGLSGYGKTGRDAVPALSQDQPPFSSAGGPKRTRRSRFSQLEAVDHMAVPPPEEHYPTTLGQQGKPEISSIRSSSCSRLAIAPGAATAGPMPSKKEALDFHGTSPPGFPYSCSLCDITVMSEKVWIKHINGPHHADGQLNLLQKFPNWDCRMETISRPDDQPEKKKDEEKAPQQLQTANQSASIPPPNKKKASGKGKVVCVRFPAQSVDEAYLRKLAEPFGKIVTVLMFPSLAFVELGTVDQAKDLVKFYAGCPPVVNGENLEFRISTTFNFLQSSRVVSFFPAPVGEESLSDLMTIIKNFGSPLYTLFLPSKAFVEMKNTPDAQKMVDFYSSKALMVNNESIKVSFSVEYKSLMRVPSAKRYDEETSLSKRTQSSSRENEEKKNETKRRRRSSEEGEKERKEGEKSSREARTRSRSRDTSGDKSIQEKSRSSDKSRKDRRSRSRDRTREKSSKDEESRSKGKSSSGETTRTRSKSREKSTKEKSPRTKSGSGHKGMEKSSREGRSRSRDKSSKDEDTRTKSNSREKSTGETRSRSREESSSKSSGQSRSTGELVVPEKTTDCESRIDPDPVPVKDSKPEAEDKDATEEEDGSSAEESDIEGMEVIGEDGESLDDEDGDEDDCPAERTDLPKEVNEEEVKVETAVQEKVMEIKKEAADDREEVIAIKMEVNDQQQVMQIKKEETEEEREPTKIKEEEQQQEEEAVESEEKDSDFPIDLENCITLDELGEDQSDEQDEEDSDGSNTFSSRVVYFNNLYSLDDAEFVELVKDFGTAVKFYRGFIEMSTSSEALRVVEEMRSKSFSVSGFRVSAHISNRYKRLTNGLSPQGKWNVEKDSSSSRRRRSERVNIDRSKERKSEGREESLKKTPEKKSASKNKDSSKNPQERKSSKKTSEKVSTSKKTQEEESTCKTPPGEESSCEKSPVEESSREKSPVEESSREKSPVEESSREKSPVEVSTREKPPGEEATREKPPGEESTREKSPGEESSREKSPVEVSTREKSPVEGSTREKSPVEGSTREKSPVEGSTREKSPVEGSTREKSPVEGSTREKSPVEGSTREKSPVEGLTREKSPVEVSTREKSPGQEATREKPPGQEATREKSPGEESTREKPPGEESTREKPPGEESTREKPPGQEATREKPPGQESTREKPPGQESTREKPPGQEATREKSPVEGSTCKNIVEKDLSTETSQKTSVNENTSERDLKQTDEKISSEESAARTLQAESLSRTSPEKTLKRKGSRENDSVPGKKEKNESANDEKKRLSIHKNEVSTERTPAKDEPSEAQGEEPGLKKSPDPQGAAVDGLQDSEAALQEQQQSVGGAAERQDPTGPVGTEFVRPVVGYFCNLCQLIYADEDEAKLKHCSTLTHYRKYQEKTGKDPWAS